A segment of the Zingiber officinale cultivar Zhangliang chromosome 8B, Zo_v1.1, whole genome shotgun sequence genome:
AGTTCATCATTCCTTCAGCAAAAGTATCACAAAGATCTTAAACACTTAATACAACTATCAAGATGGAAAAGTTCAGATGTTTTTAGCAAAAATAGTCCAAAGGCATCGAAGGAAATCAATCAAACCTATCTTAAACGTATGAGTAGGGGAGCTGAAAAGGATCTAGTAGAAAAAGCCAAGAACTTTGCCACCGGCGTTCTTTCGTCTTGCCTCTTCATGATCCATGATTCCGGCAGATGTTGTCAGCACAATGTAACCAAACTGTATGATAGTATAGTTAGATGTAATCTACCATTAACAGGgagaaatgaaatggaataacTATTCAGGAACTGGAGACgaaaacaaaggaatcaagcaaaTTTACCTGGCGAGATGGAAGCAGCCTGGCTGTCCAAGATTCGATCTCTTTGACACCCACGTCGAAGCGGGGACTAATAACACCACATTTGTTCAACCTGCCATTCAACTCGACAACAATTTTACCAGAGCGGTGGTCATCCACATATTCAAACTCACCAATGTAGCCTGCAAAACCATTAACATAAAAAATTTACCAAACTGAAATGGTTGAAGCATCAGAACAATGATGTTGGCCAAGCACAAACCATGTTTCTGCATAACAAGAAGAAACTTGATTATCACTTTCGAGGAAGGTCTAATCATGACCTGCCTCTTTCCGCGCTTCTCGGCATTGTACATGCTCTTGAGAGCATCATTCAGGACACTGACTCTCACCATCCTGATTAATTCTGCAGAGATGAGAATAATCATCTTTATATGCAGATTTAGTCTAAAAAATTTCACCACTAATCAatacctcaaaaaaaaaaaaaaaaaaggattccTCATGCTATAACCTAATAACATCTTAACAGTTAGCTAAGCAATGTACTCAGtaatctaagtttaactcaacAAGCTAGATTAAAAGGAAGCATAAAGCATATAAACGGTAAGTTCTTCCTAATGTAAAAGGCAACATAGCAGATCCTACATATATTGATAATCAAAATAACTTCACGAAAAGAGGCTGTCATGGTTGGATCTTCACCCATGAAGGCTTGGAGAAGTAACCATATAGGTTATAATCAACTAAATTTAggttatttttatgattttcatcaattaaatgaaaaaaaaactttcatcCAAGAGAGTGTTTTAAAGGGACAAAATACTTGcaatttgtagattgaaagaattGTGACAATAATTACAACCATAAAATTCTTAATCGCCGGTAAATAATAGCGCAGGAAATATTGAAGAGATCAAAGACACGTCAAACGATTTAGTTATCAACATACAAAAGAAATTGAAGGCCTTCATTATACAGATCGAAAAATTATTCTCAGCAAGACAAAAGAAAACCTTTGTTAATATTCAAAGGAAAATATAAAGAATACGCACACGTATGAAGAAGAAACACCAACAACCCATACCACAAATGCTGAAAAACCAGAACGATCTATGAGAAGAAGATCCTTCACCTAGACAGAAAAGAGATTCCGGAATAAAAAGTAGATAAAGAACACACCTTGCTAAATGAACTGCGATGTCTGCAACGAGAACACCACGCAAAACCCTAACCGGAAAGAGAATCAAAGGAAAGCGGCGTTTTCTCCCTGTTAGACTATAAAAAAGAGTTGGATCCGTTGTGTCCTCATCCATGCCCTAAATTTCTGGCCCAATCTTGTTCAAGTTCTCAAAACGGACCGGCCCAAAGTAGCTATATGGTACACCGTCTTTAGTTGCAGGTGTGATGCACGTGACCATCAAACCTTAAAATACATGGGGTTCTTGCCCAtgaaatgattttttaacatTTGCAGAGATCGACTTTTTGAAtatgtataaattatattttaaatttatctaataaatgAACTAAAATAATTTAGCTAtcgaatattaaaaaaaaattactctaATAACATTGTATTTGTTCGGGCTGTTTTTACTAAGGTGCTCCTGTAGTGTCCAAAGATACCCTCATATAATGGAAATAAAGAGATGTTCCTATCAAATTAGAGTGTCTATAAATATTACAGTTTGATGATAACGACGACGAAAGATTTATAGTATctcgataaaaaaaatatatatacagaATCATAATTTCACTTAACCTTATTAACTATCCCGAGATGACCAATCCGACTCTATAGAAATTTTTTACCGGTCAcaaggataaatcgagaagcgcaAGCGGTGGCCAGCCCAGAAGCTCGGCATCCTTTAGTTACGctcctcatttggaggaaaaattcttacaaatacagCATAGTTGAGATTCGAACTGCGGGTGCCAGGGTGACAACCTAGATGTCCTACCGCGACACCATGACCCCGGGGACACCGACTGTCGtctgctcgtcggccttccgctggACACCCGACCGCCGCCCACCCACCGTCGGCGACCGCCCACTGACGATGGCCTCCGGCTGTCGACCCAAACCAAAACTACAACCTATGGGAAATCTGAGCCCCGAGGGTTCCGGTGCGATTCTGACTGCGATCCAGCCGGAATCCGATCGCGACCGGATTCCAGCTGATCCCATCCAGATTCCGACTGGATTGTTGCCAGAATCCGACCGGATCATGGCCAGAATCAGCAGTGCTGCGTCTGCTAGCGTCGCAACTAATTCTGGCCACGAAACAACTGAATTCTAATCGGATCGCGGCCAAAATCAACCGCGCAACTAATTCTAGCCATGAAATGGCCTGATTCTGGTCACCATCTAGCCAGAATCCGACCGCGATCCgacctagacatgattctagcatctagccgtgccatttggcatggccagaGCCAATCAATCTCAACCACAAGTGGTTggttgtgccaaatggcacggccccTTCTCTGCTGCTAGCTTCTTGGCCATATCATAAGGCACGACCAGAGTTAGTTTGGCTCTGTCCACATGGCCAAGTCGTGTGGTTTGACATGGCTAAAGCAGAGCAACTCTGCTTTGCCTCTTCTTGgctatgccaattggcacggcccctCCTTCAAAACTACACTTTGAAGTTTACGATTGTGCCTCAAGGCACGACCAAGTCTAATTTGGCTCTGGAAAATGGCATGGAAAGCTTTTGGCTGTGCTCTGGGTCTCTGGTCGTGCTACATGGCCACCATCTAAATCTTCTTCTCGTCATGCCTCAAGGCATGACCATGCCCAGTTTGGTTATGAAATAATATGGGACTCCAATCCTTACTTCATTTGATCTTCATTTGCGTCTTTAACGTTCTTTTCCGTTATAAACTATTCCTAGATTTAAAATAAGCAACCGAGCATATCTCTGGATGCAAagtagtaattatgctgaaatatgataaaaaatggtgcaaaagcatagatTATAACCAAATGAATACAAAAAGATGTGCGTTAAatgatataaaataatatatataatctacgtacatcaaaGCATCAGCTAAACGATGGCTATAAACACAAATATCGATGAAAACATCAGCTGAGCGACGGCTATAAACCTGAGCATAAGGTAATTTGGGAGTCGAACGGTGACTATAAATCCTTGAGCCTCGATAATCAACTAGTCAAGCGATGACTATAAACTCTGGATAGTCAATactcaacagtcgagcgacgactataaaccccgttCAACAGTCGAACGGTGGCTATAAAATCTAGCTGGTGTCATCGAGACTTTTGAATAAAAACGTAAGTGTCAAACACTCCTAATCTGACTGGGAGAATCATAAGTAGGCGGAGAGGAATCTTATCATGAAAGAAAGAGGGATACTCGCCCTGATCGAGCCAAGCACTCGTTCTTATTTTATATAACGGAGTGTCGCTCGACTATGGCTCATGGGATCCAAATTACTACATGTGGTAACTAAGTTAAATGGAATTCTCTGAATCGTCAAGCGAGGACACATGAATTAGTGCTTGATAGATTCGAGGATGAAACACTATACGTAACCGAACAGGAGGACATTGACTCACACGTGGAAGACTTCGAGAGTGAGGCACTCTATGTGCAGGACGGAGAAGCATTGATTCATATTTGGAAATTTTTACAAAATGCTTAAGGAAATAAAAGTAGCTGACAAGAAACTTAAATGGAAATCTACTCCAAATCGACAACAGCTTCCTCGGGGAGCGAGGCCACGAGCTCATCCTTCCAAACGAAATCAACTAAGAAATCAATAGGCAAATTTTCGCCATCCTTCAGTTGTTGGACGGTGTCAACTATGCCAAGATCGAAAAGTCATAGAATCCGATAGGAGAAGAGCTGGTTGAAGCCCTCCGAGAGGAGATACTTAACTCAGAAGTCCTTGAGCCAAGCGGGCTCGTCTTCTTGAAGCTTAGCCATCTAGGGCTTGGACGCTTCCAGCTCGACCTTCAGAGACTTCATCTTGGCATCTTGATCAAGGATTTTCTATTGCTCTACTGATCGGCTCGATTGCTCTTACGCCAGAGTTGTCTTTGTTTCTTAAGTTTCTTTTCCAAGGCCCGAGCCTCTAGATTTTTCTTCTCCAGGTCCTCTATTGCGCGGAGTTTCCGGGTGTTTGCTAATTTGACCTTGGAGTCAAAGTCCTTGGCTTGCTTGTTGAGCCGCTCGAGCTGCTGAGCCTACTCTTAGCTCTTTATTCTCTCTATTAATAACGCTCGCTcggagtgttagagtgtatactaaaagcctagctttttgtaaacatttatatttgaaataaaaagaatcacattggtcaatatctatatttatatgttaagtgtagttgttcaattgatttatattgtagataacatggtgtgtggtgtcacacacagaagatcgtgttatcagttctttataaattataaatagttgctcacgactacgATGGAAagcaacaaaccattggaatagtcgtagtgtaattaggtattagtttatcttgactgataaattgcactaatacactctaagtgtattgagtatgaccatttaaggtaagttctttttatactgacttaataaaataacaagaccttagttattatgaaagtgtgtgctcttaatcctaatataatagcaagcacatatatttagtatttatttctttgacttatcaaagggtgagatttagctcgataaatcaataggcccgataagttgtgaaatgatattacttatagtgtgtgttgttgattatagaaggaaactgtgtcctagccatctaggttgagaatgtccccaagaggagctcataaagattgtcatgttaaaccctacatgtggacttagtccgacatgacaatgaggttgagtggtacaactcttggactaagacattaattaaaatgagttgtcagtaactcaattaattagtgggcattcgatatcttaaacacagagagactaacatactcatgataagaaggagcccataatgtaatttgggattgatgcggttgtgcaataataactctctagtgaaatgagttattattgatgaacttgagttgtgtgttcggggcgaacacgggatacttaagctcgtcggaaggtcaaagccaatttctcctctaggtctctgtcgtagcctcattaaaacctcaagtccatccaaataaaagtgCATCTtcgtgtccaagaaggggtccggcccaaggcttggtgaccaagccaagggtcggccaccacatccTCCTCAAAGAGGGCCGGCTCTTTTggttggtgaccaagcaagagggggtcggccataataaattcaaataggagggttgttttgaatttttaaaatcttctctttgtagacatctacaagttttaaaagagatattttaaaatataaaactttccttatttgaattaggccacatggtttaaaagaaagtttaaaagttctaaaactttccttttttaaccatcctcatggttttaaaaaaaaaaagagaagttttaaatttaaaactttctatttttgtaaccatgttaaaaaaagaaaattttagaagagaagttttaaattttaaaacttggttttaatttttaaaactttcctttttaacatccacattaggaaattaaaagagagcttgtaaaattttataagagtattCCTTCtttacttataaattttttacaaaagtATTTCATTCCTTTTAAGAGGTcggtcacccttgcttggtgcccaagcaaggggtcgcccaatcaaacaatcaatcattgattggatgattgaatcaatcaagagaaaggaaaaggaaaaataaaaggggaaaaggaaaaataataggaagattttattttttgtaaaaagtcttttctTATTTaccttggacaagtaatataaaagaaggggagaggagaccTCATGTATTATCAATTcctattctcttgttggagctctttattgtggctggcccctctcttctttcttttccccttgctctcttttccttggtggtggtggtggccggattttatagaaggaggaagaaggctttgggtggtgttcatcttggaggatcgtcacccacacgatgtccaaggcgaggcgaggaatacggcagaagatcaagagattatttGCTTACAAACAAAGGTATAACcagtaattgttttccacatcatactagtttttctttgtatgaattccaaacacaagaagcatatgattctagagttttggatttgtttcaaagttgtgtttcttttgttttatttttcagatttgtgattcgattgttcttttcggttaaacataatgttattttaggaaattaaatattgaatttctattaaaggctttgtcgaggcagtggtggatgatcttatacccaagaaggcctagtgcctcgtcatgtttgacctgggagtcgattttagaaataaatatttaatcaactttataacataggtggattttgatcaatagtgttaagtttcgcttgcgatccaagtctaaaccattaagaacagataagttaaatttggaatcaataatgttaagttccatttgcgattcctaatttaatttctaaagaacacaataggttgtttaggaaaggttcgacacttgtacaaaattttgtacagtggaaccggtacaatcttcctaggaccaaccaacaattggtatcagagcttgggtttgcctctgtgtgtttggttttcaatttagtTATGCACAtattatacataatttaggcaggataatagtaggatgcgctaactttgtggttgcaggttccaactattatggcttatagattttgtgtatgattggacccttggacatgtcaagggcattattttgtgtgtgcatgatagtatgtatcaaatacagcaggagctgtattagttttagaattttattttttgttcgatctagaatacatgtacattcctttgtggaatataggatcgatatatgtaaaattttatttttgtcacggatcgtatccttgcgaagtgtggtgctattggaggaccagaggcgcagcagaaaaggaagctcgttGGACCTGATGACATggacccgatggtggtggctaaagatggcagcagccagGGTTGGAGTACATGaagaacagtgatggaagaagccataatagttggaaaattaatttccatatttatttctcttatatactgtgatgtgtgtgtgcatgtgatatatgcttgataggttaaaattcctcaccttaaataactaagtgggagagggatttttaaaaaaattccacggtctccattactggtttgtaagtgatgcaacaagcttgcgtgttagctctgagtgcctccctccacaacggatgggtttgttgcggatcactagatcaaacttccattttggatggttataggaaaataattaagagcgtgtgatctttcccatcggaagggacataatcttatttaatggactaagtatcaagtaatggtatacacttaggcacatttaatagtatcattCCCATCGGAATCACTGCTAATATTTGTGTGATTGAAggaaaaactaactattaatttgtcacaaAGATAGGtttacaagataataaaattaaaaccccctcttacaaatgttgagattttgtatacgtccacactatcgtgacatacaaaattcacggtgtttgaggtaattttatttgtcaggttgacaagataataaaattaatgggtaaaacccctcttacaaatgtttgaatttgtatacgtccacactatcgtggcatacaatattcacggtgtttgagataattttatttgtcataaagataggttgacaaggctattaatgggtataaccctcctcttacaaatgttcaattttgtatacgtccacactatcgtggcatgcaaaattcacggtgtttgaggtgttggtgaatttaaatgatattattttgaggaatcaatattattttaaattcaaagttttgaccaaatatttaatcaaagatagaccaactattaattttatttgtcataaagttaggttgacaagataataaaattaatggataaaatctttgaatttgtatacgtccacactatcgtggcatacaaaattcacagggattttaaggtgttggtcttgaccaaatattttttgtgatttttaggatttcaaatgtttgtcaatcccctagttgttatactatagaatagacttagtagtctcaattaggattggaaacaaaacttgaactctaaggtggactgttctctcagaaatgagaacaataaaagtgtattttattcattagttgttgaaacatgtttagtggtataatctaccggtacctgatgtgtagatacgagagccactaatcatgtctgtaatttattgcaggggttctaggaaacctgacaactatatgaaagggaaaataccgtctacatgggcaccgctgcaaaagtagcagctattgcattgagagatgtttatcctttgaaaggaataaaacattgattgtcttgacgtactaagttttagaaagaatttaatttcagtttctaaaactatttaaggattgatatactatctcttttgataacaaagttgttatcaagaaaaagagaaaagttatttattctggtacgttggttgtgtaacgacccgcctcctactgactaggctgcgaggccggtcgctacagttatgctgtgctggactattaatgcggaatgaaaactggctaatttaaaattttactgaactaaatgctgtaaagtttaacttagtgttctgggtgtacctaggagttgtacacatgctaggggaggtgtttacaactggtaataaacttcggatcgatccacaggccaatctactgatactggcacggtaggaaactccggatcgttcaaccgaccgatccataaactacaccGCAATCCTGTAcgctttggatcggtctgccgaccagtgacgatcgctcgaccccgaatgggggagatcgGAGATCTAATATGATGGTTTGTGACCAGTGACAATCTCTTGACCCCGAATCggggagataggagatctgaTATGCTGGTTCGCGACCAGTCACGATCGGTCTCGACCTCGATCGGGGACGATCAGAGATCTGATTTGctttcgtatcaggcccctgatatcagcactgatgtgtgccaaagtcattacacaacactataaaagctaagagaaacattctgctaggtaatggctaacatactaaacatgattaaggcatagaatactaattcatggcatgtaaacatatggaaaccaaaactaacaaggttttaaactgttttcttgctaactaacagaaacataaggtaacgcttgctataagtactaatgcatactgaacacgttctaatgcataataaaataaaactagatccctaagatctttattccagttccttccacacacatcttgatctgcattgacctccagcctccactgctagtccattttccttttacctctatctgcagtataaggaaaatagtatctgtaagctaaaaagtttagtaagaaaccatctacctcactaaaacatgcatacgatgcaaatatgaatttaaatcatgctgtttgaaaggatatgctaagtatactgaataaactaaacatggaatgacatataagcatacaatcatggcatatctaaaactgaacatgatatcaatcacatggtatcaatgaagaactaagctgatactaaaaactgagctactgctaggactgtattgaattcacgaactaatttgtgaaaggttgaaaaccatatatatatagtaagtgaaaatactaaacatgctgctgatgggccctggcaactgtacttgctgtgcgcgcatccctaactagacccgggattgcaagttccgaatctagtagggtttactaggttagctaaacctagggatgactatgggagcccaacccaatggatatctaatccagtacagtgccactaaaaagtaaaatactgaaatagctaatactattttgctgaatctaggttatctgaacctagaactaggttgtctgaacctagaggcgactatgggagcccacccatttggacatctagtctcgtaaaagctgaaataaaaactgatcatgctaactaacatgttctatggcatttaactaaatgtccactgtatcataaggctgtgctaggcattttgtcgagcatttggcgctttctaactctcctctcgatcagggagaccacctctaggcacccagcagcgtctaaacccctatctacagaggatacacgtgctcggcccatctagagatgctcactaatccctaaatctgtgagaagagttaaaatacaccctatatgctgacaaaattcaataaactaatctactgcataaaagaaaacacgcgagagctacttatactgcaggtgaggggtttcttaccttgtgtgctagatttcttacaaatctaatcgctagaaattccggtggagatgacttctcgacgattcgctcgcgtccacgtgctctactcgcggaggggaacgtccttgtgctgaaatcatcgccggaaagtgaccttgggaccctagggatggaacctagttcttcccttgttgtggcgccgagagaaggagaggagaagagggggtcggcgtgagttagggtgaggagaagaaagttgccgaaccaaactctaaaatataccaaacccaacctaactcttctatttatattaagtggataattgaacccaactctaatataaatataattgattcctctttctttcagcacggccctgctgggttcactggttactaaggctaactaaaggtttagcggacccgagaggtcccgggttcgattcccgcttaagccattttacttttctaataatttttgctacttccgctactcagaaaattccggaaaaatatctaataattccataaaaattatagaatattcctaaaatagttttgagaattttcgggcgttacaatctcccataccttataaaaagtttatcctcgaacttagaataattctgggtacttctctAGCTtccgtctcccaagttgcctcttctgtggtatgccaaatgactttgactaatggtacttccttgttcataatttcttaaccgctcggtctattatccgaataggccgactatcatagccgaggtcttcgcggactgggctcaatcacctgggaggcatctggggtatgcttcttcagcatagagacatgaaatacgttgtggacagctgacatttcctggggtagctctagctcatatgctaccttgcccactcttctgctgataaggtatggtcccacatatttgggactaagtttgcccttcttcccaaaacgcatcactcccttcatgggagctactctgaggaacactgtatccccaactgaaaactctaagggtctgcgccgtgtatcagcatagcttttctggcggctctgagctgactctatcctctggcggatctgctgtatagctgctgtggtatctgccactagatctgtctgaagttctagctctttctgttcaccactgtTATACTAGCAGATTGGGGATCTAC
Coding sequences within it:
- the LOC122015653 gene encoding 40S ribosomal protein S15a-1, which codes for MVRVSVLNDALKSMYNAEKRGKRQVMIRPSSKVIIKFLLVMQKHGYIGEFEYVDDHRSGKIVVELNGRLNKCGVISPRFDVGVKEIESWTARLLPSRQFGYIVLTTSAGIMDHEEARRKNAGGKVLGFFY